In a genomic window of Amycolatopsis japonica:
- a CDS encoding recombinase family protein, translating into MKNPRRTWNALVVGEGTRCWFGNQFSLIAPRFAAYGVELWVPELGGRFDPRNPSHKMLMSVLGGMSESERQHVQARVRAAMDAQVVNEGRHQGGRAPYGYVVVDGGPHPNPRKAAEGFRLRVLAIDEPAAEVVRRIFAEYLDGMGDRAIANGLNRDGIPCPSARRPEQNRHRLADGWQGSTTRSILENPRYTGYAVFGRSARQEMLFDPDDVAAGNVVRFRRAKPDRVVRSRKPAHPKIVSVEDFTQAQLIRRAKAAGGLRTARKAERAGRPVKHVYLFRGLIRCAACERKMEGSPRKYGMYYRCPVRTLAPGAQALLTHPPTIYLREEPLRDAVNGWIGGLFDQQNIERTVSQLLGAQPAVRAEGDGVASKQLEEAEAKLRRFQDAIAAGVDPTALVESINEAQADRAAAQGALAAAGEPAGITDAEVYAMIDSLGDIGAALADSEPGKLARLYRDLRLDLRYDNEKEAVYATTSLRVNNAGVRGACCSLTTRLHLPT; encoded by the coding sequence TTGAAGAATCCGCGCCGGACGTGGAACGCCCTGGTCGTCGGGGAGGGGACCCGTTGTTGGTTCGGCAACCAGTTCTCGCTCATCGCTCCGCGGTTCGCCGCGTACGGGGTGGAGCTGTGGGTTCCGGAGCTCGGTGGGCGGTTCGATCCGCGGAATCCGTCGCACAAGATGCTGATGAGCGTGCTGGGTGGCATGAGTGAGTCAGAGCGGCAGCACGTTCAGGCGCGGGTCCGGGCGGCGATGGACGCGCAGGTCGTCAATGAGGGGCGTCACCAGGGTGGCCGCGCCCCGTACGGGTACGTGGTCGTAGACGGCGGGCCACATCCGAACCCGAGGAAGGCTGCGGAGGGGTTCCGTCTGCGGGTGCTCGCGATCGACGAGCCGGCGGCCGAAGTCGTGCGCCGCATCTTCGCTGAGTACCTCGACGGGATGGGTGATCGAGCGATCGCGAACGGGCTCAACCGCGATGGGATCCCGTGTCCTTCGGCTCGGCGGCCGGAGCAGAACCGGCATCGGCTGGCCGACGGATGGCAGGGCAGCACGACGCGATCGATTCTGGAGAACCCGCGCTATACGGGCTATGCGGTCTTCGGCCGGTCGGCTCGGCAGGAGATGCTGTTCGACCCTGATGACGTCGCCGCCGGGAACGTCGTGCGGTTCCGGCGAGCGAAGCCGGATCGGGTGGTGCGGTCACGTAAGCCCGCTCATCCCAAGATCGTGTCGGTCGAGGACTTCACACAGGCTCAGTTGATCCGGCGAGCCAAGGCGGCAGGCGGTCTCCGGACGGCGCGCAAGGCCGAACGTGCAGGTCGACCGGTGAAGCACGTGTACTTGTTCCGCGGTCTCATCCGGTGTGCCGCGTGCGAACGGAAGATGGAAGGCAGTCCGCGCAAGTACGGCATGTACTACCGATGCCCAGTCCGGACTTTGGCGCCTGGTGCACAGGCCTTGCTCACGCATCCGCCCACGATCTATCTCCGTGAGGAGCCTCTGCGCGACGCTGTGAATGGCTGGATTGGGGGCCTGTTCGATCAGCAGAACATTGAGCGAACCGTCAGCCAGCTCTTGGGCGCCCAGCCAGCGGTGCGAGCCGAGGGTGATGGAGTCGCAAGCAAGCAGCTGGAGGAGGCGGAAGCCAAGCTCAGGCGCTTCCAAGACGCCATCGCCGCGGGCGTCGACCCGACAGCGCTGGTCGAGAGCATCAACGAGGCCCAAGCGGACCGAGCGGCAGCGCAGGGAGCGTTAGCGGCCGCGGGCGAGCCTGCGGGGATCACCGACGCCGAGGTCTACGCGATGATCGACTCGCTTGGCGACATCGGGGCAGCGCTCGCTGATAGTGAACCGGGCAAGCTGGCACGGCTCTACCGGGATCTGAGGCTTGACCTGCGGTACGACAACGAAAAAGAGGCCGTCTACGCGACGACCTCTTTGCGTGTGAATAATGCGGGTGTCCGAGGGGCGTGTTGCTCACTAACCAC
- a CDS encoding RNaseH domain-containing protein, with translation MTGDKELSLLAYPLTEVLHGTAHVYRLPSSVDDAWNRLRTRYRMKVRANVNLPYSGLATALRAYSGACVNLFPPSKDQAPERLVTSAPLDRRDVHDAVVLWEQVVLGVPNEEIVFDYLSELADLIADSAVEQVSLAEQVHHVGDQPDAPNWVYDAATWECARRLASVPWRVDGREVPLRADTDGNLVVWADQALWSSAWKEGGELCYAALRIRLLMKTLPGVQTPVVVVDPSVSRLSRWLGGTRSAWLAPRCVEDPLLCLAVEGRGRAARIEVTSGIALSVSHRLRGENLLEPGDLDLAGTPGRLRALVPKSVRFPIGRGVGMYTVRELGRHAAEAFGVPNVTAREVRGHKFSAQAKRVVTAGRDADMLDESGLPAVIKASGGERLRVLALYRTQRTRARLQRLLAHHFARPDLSEGAPEDTVVQAGAHVEVVFHHAASLLAHGSGHRERAAALNQVPHLVAQDGTRVLALCETEFDGQPLDEDAKPVVSRILAERGVLAQFLATAEAAEDPAKDHAGNNAVADLLRAAGLVHPRLTTALASGSLGTPDPITYVGLHVRAQRGEVWTKGAPKLGWSLVAMIPDGEHWRTLAYQFAPHPKTGRGTGWEDYFTANTAFRAHPLPGGKRQDESLVAAIDTALGQLRPHVATGAGYVVMVSGDSSRSLWPLLANKNLDIEPDAAGRVGNRPALPGWNPALGHRPRAVVRVTSGTRDLPRPVEVRKPAAEAGKDPRIVKTTRSLYRLDGSASANTWILANVPRQFAGSGRHSRAGLDSGRWSTDAQTGKHTWYAHTSTEIVVVGSDSDPQRYAVAAARLCDHAVSWDGRTSYPAPVHLAALMDRNHPEYRRTVDWNDETQYEETADATSYQFR, from the coding sequence ATGACCGGCGACAAGGAGCTTTCCCTGCTGGCTTATCCACTCACCGAGGTGCTGCACGGGACAGCGCACGTCTACCGGCTGCCGAGCAGCGTGGACGATGCGTGGAACCGGCTTCGGACTCGCTACCGGATGAAGGTGCGCGCGAACGTCAATCTCCCCTACTCGGGTCTGGCCACGGCACTGCGCGCCTACAGCGGCGCCTGCGTGAACCTGTTTCCCCCCAGCAAAGACCAAGCACCAGAGCGGCTCGTCACCAGTGCGCCTCTGGACCGGCGTGACGTCCACGACGCCGTGGTGCTGTGGGAGCAGGTTGTGCTCGGCGTACCGAATGAAGAGATCGTCTTCGATTACCTGAGCGAGCTGGCGGACCTCATCGCGGATAGCGCGGTCGAGCAGGTGTCGCTCGCCGAGCAGGTGCACCACGTCGGTGACCAGCCCGACGCCCCCAATTGGGTTTACGACGCGGCCACGTGGGAGTGCGCTCGTAGGTTGGCAAGTGTGCCATGGCGGGTCGACGGCCGCGAGGTGCCGCTGCGAGCGGATACCGACGGAAACCTGGTGGTCTGGGCCGACCAGGCGTTGTGGTCCAGCGCCTGGAAGGAGGGCGGAGAACTCTGCTACGCGGCACTGCGAATCCGACTGCTGATGAAGACTTTGCCCGGTGTTCAGACACCGGTCGTGGTAGTAGACCCGTCGGTGTCGCGGCTGAGCCGCTGGCTTGGGGGCACCCGCAGCGCCTGGCTGGCGCCGCGCTGCGTAGAGGACCCGCTGCTCTGCCTCGCTGTCGAGGGTCGAGGCCGTGCCGCCAGGATCGAGGTGACGAGCGGGATCGCTTTGTCGGTGTCGCATCGTCTCCGCGGCGAGAACCTGCTCGAGCCCGGCGACCTCGACCTCGCCGGCACGCCTGGACGGCTGCGGGCCCTGGTACCGAAATCGGTCCGGTTCCCGATCGGCCGCGGCGTGGGCATGTACACCGTGCGCGAACTGGGCCGCCACGCTGCGGAAGCGTTCGGGGTGCCGAACGTGACCGCCCGCGAAGTGCGAGGCCACAAGTTCTCCGCACAGGCCAAGCGGGTTGTGACTGCTGGTCGGGACGCCGATATGCTCGATGAGAGCGGACTACCCGCGGTCATCAAGGCCTCCGGCGGCGAACGGCTGCGCGTCCTGGCGCTTTACCGCACGCAGCGCACCCGCGCCCGGTTGCAGCGGCTGCTGGCCCACCACTTCGCCCGGCCAGACCTCTCGGAGGGTGCCCCAGAGGACACGGTGGTCCAAGCCGGAGCACACGTTGAAGTCGTGTTCCACCATGCGGCCTCGCTGCTGGCCCACGGCAGCGGGCACCGCGAGCGAGCCGCGGCGCTCAACCAAGTTCCGCACCTCGTCGCTCAGGACGGAACGCGAGTCCTGGCGCTGTGTGAAACCGAGTTCGACGGCCAGCCTCTCGACGAGGACGCGAAGCCTGTGGTCAGCCGGATACTCGCGGAGCGTGGTGTCTTGGCTCAGTTCCTCGCGACGGCCGAGGCTGCGGAGGACCCGGCGAAAGATCACGCGGGTAATAACGCGGTGGCGGACCTGCTGCGAGCCGCCGGTCTGGTTCACCCGAGATTGACCACCGCGCTGGCCTCGGGCAGCCTCGGGACGCCTGATCCGATCACCTACGTCGGCCTGCACGTGCGAGCGCAGCGCGGGGAGGTCTGGACCAAGGGCGCACCGAAGCTCGGTTGGTCACTCGTCGCCATGATTCCCGACGGGGAGCACTGGCGGACCCTCGCCTATCAATTTGCACCGCACCCGAAGACCGGCAGGGGAACCGGCTGGGAGGACTACTTCACGGCGAACACGGCTTTCCGCGCCCACCCACTACCCGGTGGCAAACGGCAGGACGAAAGCCTCGTCGCGGCGATCGACACCGCACTTGGTCAGCTGCGCCCGCACGTTGCCACTGGTGCGGGCTACGTGGTGATGGTCTCCGGCGACAGCTCGCGCTCGTTGTGGCCGTTGTTGGCGAACAAGAACCTCGACATCGAACCGGACGCCGCGGGCCGAGTCGGCAACCGGCCGGCGTTGCCTGGCTGGAATCCTGCGCTCGGGCACCGCCCGCGAGCCGTTGTCCGCGTCACGTCGGGGACCCGCGACCTGCCACGTCCGGTCGAGGTGCGCAAACCCGCCGCCGAGGCGGGAAAAGACCCGCGCATAGTAAAGACGACACGGTCGCTGTACCGGCTCGACGGTTCAGCCTCCGCGAACACGTGGATCTTGGCCAACGTCCCTCGTCAGTTTGCTGGCAGTGGACGGCATAGCCGAGCGGGCCTCGACAGTGGACGCTGGTCTACGGACGCACAAACGGGCAAGCACACGTGGTATGCCCACACAAGCACCGAGATTGTGGTCGTCGGATCGGACTCGGACCCGCAACGCTACGCAGTCGCGGCGGCGCGACTGTGTGACCACGCGGTGTCCTGGGACGGGCGAACCAGTTATCCAGCGCCGGTTCACCTGGCGGCGTTGATGGATCGCAACCACCCCGAGTACCGGCGGACCGTAGACTGGAACGACGAAACGCAGTACGAAGAAACCGCCGATGCGACATCCTACCAATTTCGGTAA
- a CDS encoding restriction endonuclease-related protein has product MGEDLAETDPPATIPADPRRGRAITACCLAAAALGDPDLPGERKARALMTCLGVLAATHPLGRAPSMARFRAGLSEPVGALLPRDVDTSGIAEVVLLDAEGRFTDEAEDLCAEFLVPSAALDQFWPWDRMASEQEERRIYEVLRRLTEADYVRLRAELVEQPVGDLRTLRRTWGSLLPQFYEPVADWPWRQVRGWFFACPDCRWPMRVLGKGSIVDVRCEAHARRGVMYTCRVENRTGKAPELHPAGERARLVPAQPATKESLAVSRVVWRYVTLPGLLECGIRDHAFGLGADVEMWPHRDRYDLEIELGGQSWCVDAKAWASPVALGEALRGTRPAAPGLVIVVPDHQRSSLDLLQHMIGGSGYRAATMKGILAELDDAATVSA; this is encoded by the coding sequence GTGGGGGAGGACCTCGCCGAAACCGATCCGCCGGCCACCATTCCGGCGGATCCTCGTCGCGGCCGCGCGATCACGGCCTGTTGCCTCGCGGCGGCCGCACTAGGCGACCCCGATCTCCCCGGGGAACGGAAGGCGCGCGCACTGATGACCTGCCTGGGCGTGCTCGCTGCCACGCATCCCCTCGGCCGAGCTCCCTCCATGGCCCGATTCCGCGCCGGGCTGAGCGAACCGGTGGGGGCATTGCTTCCCCGCGACGTGGACACCAGCGGTATCGCCGAAGTCGTGCTGCTCGACGCGGAGGGCCGGTTCACCGACGAGGCCGAGGACCTGTGCGCGGAGTTCCTGGTGCCGTCCGCCGCACTCGATCAGTTCTGGCCCTGGGACCGGATGGCCTCTGAACAGGAGGAACGACGGATTTACGAGGTACTGCGCAGGTTGACCGAGGCGGACTACGTGCGGTTGCGGGCCGAACTCGTCGAGCAGCCGGTCGGTGACCTCCGGACTCTGCGCCGCACTTGGGGCAGCCTGCTGCCCCAGTTCTACGAGCCTGTCGCGGACTGGCCGTGGCGACAGGTGCGCGGCTGGTTCTTCGCCTGCCCGGATTGCCGGTGGCCGATGCGAGTGCTCGGAAAGGGTTCGATCGTGGACGTCCGCTGCGAGGCGCACGCTCGCCGCGGCGTGATGTACACCTGCCGGGTCGAAAACCGCACGGGCAAGGCACCCGAGCTGCACCCCGCGGGCGAACGCGCCCGGCTGGTGCCCGCGCAGCCCGCCACGAAGGAGTCGCTGGCGGTGTCTCGCGTCGTCTGGCGGTACGTGACCTTGCCCGGCTTGCTGGAATGCGGGATACGGGATCACGCGTTCGGCCTGGGAGCGGACGTGGAGATGTGGCCGCACCGCGATCGCTACGACCTGGAGATCGAGCTGGGCGGGCAGTCGTGGTGCGTGGACGCGAAGGCATGGGCATCTCCCGTCGCCCTGGGCGAGGCGTTGCGCGGCACCCGTCCCGCGGCACCGGGGCTGGTCATCGTCGTTCCTGATCACCAGCGCTCGAGCCTGGACCTGCTGCAGCACATGATCGGTGGCTCCGGGTACCGGGCCGCCACGATGAAGGGCATCCTGGCTGAGCTCGACGACGCCGCGACGGTGTCGGCATGA
- a CDS encoding toll/interleukin-1 receptor domain-containing protein, with protein sequence MVIRLFSLSLVSRRSEGAGMQPEEGTDVKLVLVDPGGRRIDAGPAEVASGSVRLGRWHVHPVKEANQAFRDTSAHLVKINYDLYVDPGAPVVRWFEIGFVLADSDATVVAALPHGAAESRPATSYQLSRNLEFIPVDNGAAHVHVPPVEGPVHVYGASGDVIRWLHVAPGRAGVRPGSYSAWIVLLTPAGRTEQKFRLAARFETDFADGEDFQPVPKSTEFGISLTGSSRSAAVEAEEHDEPGVGLPRSSPRVFICYAHEGETHKKKVRDFADLLRENGLDPRIDEGQEGPRTEWDHWALREIREADFVAVIASPTCRAVGDGTYRGNDRAGIRSELGVIRNLLQKHPRWASHLLPVVLPGCSVDDIPMFLHPVTMDHYIVEALTETEIEYLLKTIRTTPPWPGWDRS encoded by the coding sequence ATGGTGATCCGGCTGTTTAGCCTGTCGCTCGTGTCGCGCCGATCGGAAGGAGCGGGCATGCAGCCCGAAGAGGGAACCGACGTCAAGCTCGTGCTCGTGGACCCGGGCGGCCGGCGGATCGACGCGGGGCCGGCGGAAGTGGCCTCCGGGTCGGTGCGTCTCGGCCGCTGGCACGTGCACCCGGTGAAGGAAGCGAACCAAGCGTTTCGCGATACTTCTGCGCACCTGGTGAAGATCAACTACGACCTGTACGTCGATCCCGGCGCGCCCGTCGTGCGCTGGTTCGAGATCGGCTTCGTGCTGGCGGACTCCGATGCCACGGTGGTCGCGGCGCTGCCGCACGGAGCCGCCGAGTCCCGCCCGGCGACGTCGTACCAACTCAGCCGCAACCTGGAGTTCATTCCCGTCGACAACGGCGCCGCTCATGTCCACGTCCCGCCGGTCGAGGGGCCGGTGCACGTCTACGGCGCGTCCGGTGATGTGATCCGGTGGCTGCACGTCGCTCCGGGGAGAGCCGGCGTGCGGCCGGGTTCGTATTCGGCGTGGATAGTGCTGCTGACGCCGGCTGGACGGACCGAGCAGAAATTCCGGCTGGCTGCGCGGTTCGAAACGGACTTCGCCGACGGAGAAGACTTTCAGCCGGTGCCCAAGTCGACGGAGTTCGGTATTTCACTGACCGGATCCAGTCGCTCGGCCGCGGTCGAAGCCGAAGAACACGATGAGCCCGGTGTCGGACTTCCCCGCAGTTCGCCTCGCGTCTTCATCTGCTACGCGCACGAGGGCGAAACGCACAAGAAAAAGGTGCGTGATTTCGCCGATCTTCTCCGCGAAAACGGGTTGGACCCGCGAATCGACGAAGGCCAGGAGGGACCTCGCACCGAGTGGGACCACTGGGCATTGCGCGAGATCAGGGAAGCGGACTTTGTCGCAGTCATCGCGTCACCGACCTGCCGGGCGGTCGGTGACGGGACCTATCGGGGCAACGATCGAGCAGGCATCCGCAGCGAACTTGGCGTGATCAGGAATCTGCTCCAGAAACACCCTCGGTGGGCAAGCCACCTCCTGCCCGTCGTCCTGCCCGGCTGCTCAGTCGACGACATCCCGATGTTCCTTCACCCGGTCACCATGGACCATTACATCGTCGAGGCGCTGACCGAGACCGAGATCGAGTACCTGCTGAAGACGATCCGCACGACGCCGCCATGGCCGGGCTGGGACCGGTCATGA
- a CDS encoding DEAD/DEAH box helicase yields MTGSFHGLFTGIDRYRDPGFRRLNFAGRDAGVLHALFSDNVSGDCVLLENEDATRDRLTTELRRLAEVAGGDDVVVITFSGHGTRSRELATHDAVPGNFAETALPLTRFVDLVRAIRARLLVVVLDCCFSGGMLARAFGEPDDGNSARSDGAGAWEILQSISGDGRIFLGAASADEEAFESARYRHGILTHHLVQALMGEGVLDDRGAVCLSSLVKQVLDRVTADETGVGRRRQHPTFEGTMRRTRFPPLIPGPRYREIGGHTQPPPATKDLMSLLPYGIPAPVAEQWRARVDKLNDVQVSAVHRGLLRGCNVLVSAPTASGKTLVGELAALYATTQNRKAVFLLPSRALVNEQYQRFQQAYTPLGLRVVRATGAVRDQVSDLITGSYHLAVATYETYIGLLASHPRLLTGVGVLVVDEIQSLLLSDRGPRLELLLTRLRRAAHRNLPVPQLVGLSAVLGQADRLAAWLDASLVPFTDRVIPLCEGVLGPDGTYLHRLHGGKQAQVAEAEEQLLTTSGLVAGDDLAERLVGKLVAQGDRVLVFRSSRIGARAFARRLSDRLDLPTAESVLSALPQGDVSRVGEMLRDCLGGGVAFHSTDLGEAEQQAVVEGFCGKGGPIRVVVATTTLAQGVNLSADSVVVCELEHPGRPGRPYTASEYKNMAGRAGRDAAKDVPGRAIVLSNGSVDTQRIWRSYVNARPDPACSALFGASLALPSLVLTVLKCLADEPGDADATGVADFLAWTYGAFQSQHDHTSGPFSFANVHSVVASLVEDGFVIAADNGYGLTPLGETTVRSGLDVESARVLVGALRRVADTELTRMTLLGVAQLITEVDDVRFTKPSVNWQREYDEFARQLPRQRCAPAVAAALLGPRSQGGAEIGRCRRALACLMWSNGRPISKIETALTLHLRPQAGIRDPGPIAHAAQRTADVIRAVVDIARHLHPESDLTDLAELLPWQLSLGIVKGLVPVARHLDRRVEREVYLRLDQSGLTDPAGIASADTVQLLQCAGNENLAAAVRAAAEAAVAEANQPALDDLIDPPED; encoded by the coding sequence ATGACCGGTAGCTTCCACGGGCTCTTCACCGGGATCGACCGCTACCGCGACCCAGGCTTCCGTCGTCTGAACTTCGCGGGGCGAGATGCCGGCGTCCTCCACGCGCTGTTTTCCGACAACGTGAGCGGGGACTGCGTCCTCCTCGAGAATGAGGATGCCACCCGCGACCGGTTGACCACCGAACTCCGCCGCCTCGCCGAGGTCGCTGGCGGCGATGACGTGGTTGTCATCACCTTCTCCGGCCACGGCACACGGTCACGGGAGCTGGCGACCCATGACGCGGTCCCGGGAAACTTCGCCGAGACTGCTCTCCCGCTGACCCGGTTCGTCGACCTGGTACGGGCGATCCGCGCGCGGCTGCTGGTGGTCGTGCTCGATTGCTGCTTCTCCGGCGGAATGCTGGCGCGGGCCTTCGGCGAGCCCGACGACGGCAACAGCGCTCGGTCCGACGGAGCGGGTGCATGGGAAATCCTGCAGTCGATCAGCGGTGACGGCCGGATCTTCCTCGGAGCGGCGTCGGCGGACGAAGAGGCGTTCGAGTCTGCTCGCTACCGGCATGGAATCCTGACCCACCACCTCGTGCAAGCATTGATGGGCGAAGGCGTCCTCGACGACCGTGGCGCGGTGTGCCTGTCGTCGTTGGTGAAGCAGGTACTCGACCGGGTCACCGCCGACGAGACCGGGGTCGGGCGTCGCCGGCAGCACCCCACGTTCGAGGGAACCATGCGCCGGACTCGGTTCCCGCCATTGATACCGGGGCCCCGCTACCGCGAGATCGGCGGCCACACCCAGCCACCTCCGGCGACCAAGGACCTGATGTCACTCCTGCCCTATGGTATCCCGGCGCCGGTGGCCGAGCAGTGGCGTGCTCGGGTGGACAAACTCAACGACGTGCAAGTTTCCGCCGTCCACCGCGGGCTCCTGCGCGGCTGCAACGTTTTGGTCAGCGCCCCGACCGCGAGCGGAAAGACCCTGGTCGGCGAACTCGCCGCGCTGTACGCGACGACGCAAAACCGCAAAGCGGTGTTCCTCCTTCCGAGCCGTGCCCTGGTGAATGAGCAGTACCAGCGGTTCCAGCAGGCGTACACTCCGCTCGGGCTCCGGGTCGTCCGAGCGACCGGCGCAGTGCGCGACCAGGTGAGCGATCTGATCACCGGTTCGTACCACCTGGCAGTGGCGACTTATGAGACCTACATCGGCCTTCTCGCAAGCCATCCGCGATTGCTGACCGGGGTCGGCGTCCTGGTCGTCGACGAGATCCAGTCCCTGCTGCTGAGCGACCGCGGTCCGCGGCTGGAACTGCTGCTCACCCGCCTGCGCCGGGCCGCGCACCGGAACCTGCCCGTCCCGCAGCTGGTGGGGCTTTCAGCCGTGCTGGGACAGGCGGACCGGTTGGCGGCTTGGCTCGACGCGAGCCTCGTGCCATTCACCGACCGGGTCATCCCGCTGTGCGAAGGAGTTCTCGGCCCGGACGGCACTTACCTCCACCGGCTCCACGGTGGCAAGCAGGCGCAGGTGGCGGAGGCCGAAGAACAGCTGCTCACGACTTCCGGGCTGGTGGCCGGTGACGACCTCGCGGAACGATTGGTCGGCAAGCTGGTGGCGCAGGGCGATCGCGTCCTGGTTTTCCGCTCCAGCCGCATAGGCGCCCGTGCTTTCGCCCGCCGGCTCTCCGATCGCCTCGACCTGCCCACCGCCGAATCCGTGTTGAGCGCGCTTCCGCAGGGTGACGTGTCCCGAGTGGGGGAGATGCTGCGCGACTGCCTCGGCGGAGGTGTGGCTTTTCACAGCACGGATCTTGGCGAGGCGGAGCAGCAAGCGGTGGTGGAGGGATTCTGTGGGAAAGGGGGGCCGATCCGCGTCGTAGTCGCGACCACGACGCTGGCCCAAGGTGTGAACCTGTCGGCCGACTCGGTCGTGGTGTGCGAGCTGGAGCACCCCGGTCGCCCCGGCAGGCCGTACACCGCGTCGGAGTACAAGAACATGGCGGGCCGGGCGGGCCGCGACGCCGCCAAGGATGTGCCTGGGCGGGCGATCGTCTTGTCGAACGGCAGCGTCGACACTCAGCGGATCTGGCGGAGCTACGTGAACGCCCGGCCAGACCCCGCCTGCTCGGCACTGTTCGGCGCCAGCCTCGCTTTGCCCAGTTTGGTGCTCACCGTGCTCAAGTGCCTCGCCGATGAGCCCGGCGATGCCGACGCGACCGGCGTAGCGGATTTTCTGGCCTGGACCTACGGCGCCTTTCAAAGTCAGCACGACCACACCAGTGGACCGTTTTCGTTCGCGAACGTTCATTCGGTAGTAGCCTCGCTGGTGGAGGACGGGTTCGTGATCGCCGCCGACAACGGCTACGGGCTGACTCCTCTCGGTGAAACGACGGTCCGCAGCGGCCTAGACGTCGAGTCGGCCCGCGTCCTGGTCGGCGCCCTGCGAAGGGTGGCGGATACGGAGCTGACCAGGATGACCTTGCTCGGGGTGGCGCAGCTGATCACCGAAGTCGATGACGTGCGTTTCACCAAGCCATCGGTCAACTGGCAGCGCGAGTACGACGAGTTCGCGCGACAGCTGCCGCGGCAACGGTGCGCGCCCGCCGTGGCGGCCGCCTTGCTGGGCCCCCGTAGCCAGGGCGGCGCCGAGATCGGCCGGTGTCGCCGCGCGCTCGCGTGCCTGATGTGGTCCAATGGCCGACCGATCTCGAAGATCGAGACGGCGCTGACACTTCACCTGCGCCCACAGGCTGGCATTCGTGACCCCGGTCCGATCGCCCACGCGGCGCAACGCACAGCCGACGTGATCCGTGCGGTCGTCGATATCGCCCGTCACTTGCACCCGGAGTCCGACCTCACCGATCTCGCCGAACTCCTGCCTTGGCAACTCTCGCTGGGAATCGTTAAGGGCCTGGTTCCTGTCGCTCGGCACTTGGACCGTCGTGTCGAGCGCGAGGTTTATCTGCGGCTGGATCAATCGGGCCTAACCGACCCGGCGGGGATCGCCTCCGCCGACACCGTGCAGCTGCTGCAGTGCGCAGGCAATGAAAACCTGGCGGCCGCCGTCCGGGCAGCGGCTGAGGCCGCAGTGGCTGAAGCGAACCAACCTGCTCTCGACGACCTGATCGATCCGCCGGAGGACTGA
- a CDS encoding LysE family translocator — translation MTTATLLAFTAAAAVIVIVPGPDQALLLQTSAAAGRPAAVRTAGGVLLGIVLWGVASVAGLAALLANGSVAFRIVTVIGAAYLIWLGITALRSAVTAAASTPKHEDRRSTGFFLRGLLMNCLNPKIGLFYLSILPQFLPGSAASALGAELVLFAIYVTVSALWLFGFAFAAGSLHPFLNRPRVKRSLDSVVGVILLGLGVMALVGV, via the coding sequence TTGACGACAGCTACTTTGCTCGCTTTCACCGCCGCGGCCGCGGTCATCGTCATCGTGCCGGGGCCGGATCAGGCGTTGCTGCTCCAGACGAGTGCCGCCGCCGGACGTCCGGCGGCGGTGCGCACCGCCGGCGGCGTCCTGCTCGGCATCGTCCTATGGGGCGTCGCTTCGGTCGCCGGACTAGCCGCGCTGCTGGCCAACGGCAGCGTGGCCTTCCGGATCGTGACCGTGATCGGCGCGGCCTACCTGATCTGGCTCGGCATCACGGCCTTGCGGTCCGCGGTGACGGCGGCCGCGTCCACGCCGAAACACGAAGATCGCCGGAGCACGGGTTTCTTCCTACGCGGGCTGCTCATGAACTGCCTGAACCCGAAGATCGGCCTGTTCTACCTGTCGATTCTTCCGCAGTTCCTCCCGGGCTCGGCCGCGTCGGCCCTGGGCGCGGAGCTCGTGCTCTTCGCCATCTACGTCACGGTGAGCGCCCTGTGGTTGTTCGGGTTCGCCTTCGCGGCCGGCAGTCTCCACCCGTTCCTGAACCGGCCGCGGGTCAAGCGATCGTTGGATTCGGTGGTGGGCGTGATCTTGCTGGGACTCGGAGTCATGGCCTTGGTGGGAGTGTGA